The following are from one region of the Pleurodeles waltl isolate 20211129_DDA chromosome 4_1, aPleWal1.hap1.20221129, whole genome shotgun sequence genome:
- the LOC138288174 gene encoding uncharacterized protein isoform X2 translates to MKKGVGFDKFAGASRTSQFYVNNNSLAGVSDSGDPDKEVTSVSIEEEYLLTANALTQLSDSDEEAVRCGGVYKAKEDHFNGSYSLSLSGESDYENRCSDVIIEKKQTIERNDLNQLSESMEHKMRCTGIIQEQEGEELMTRNALVGLSKTVECRHKSMSNVEQELHFTKNDLLSVLETEKEPVNRKVLTLPSRSVSPPDQLLKIDDDFAAPGPMNLRLQKKRSSTCSELDHIHAYVGKSLQQLAKTYKELTCEVLLWFQSNCSTQCILHYCKDPAGLERALLGIVDHAYGDHEGCGHWCEFNRHLEAYRPATFQPMLSNPSLKPKLNALFNKLADNREKVARFSSKKVMKSPTAVRCESHKTSDLESPLPLRSRLKNAGYTDLFPESMNTCVSVTKNTRFHSISKHEASKLENYELKRVRNPKKECVKEKSKLSPCLSNKDDEGSSADLETPPLLSKPPMEFFSVKQPMVLVFFDLETTSLTKDCEIVQLAAICGEKTFDRYILPVRGMSAGASRVTGLTVSGGVLRLLHRPLHVVPLREALVQFLEWLKGFGQCLLVGHNSKTFDAPRLLLQLDKKGLAETFCHTVLGFLDTLPYFRETRPHLPNHRQQTLASELLKVKYNAHRALDDVKILQSLVQRFADHAALAKHGFSATWVYQTMKYELQKQKNLTTFAILEKKKVISKGMCEKMAGSGLQEYDLRVAHAQAASRGEQGRDGIMKLLTEKDDGGKIRVTNQAKVLDRLAQFYDIELNLGR, encoded by the coding sequence ATGAAGAAAGGAGTTGGATTTGACAAGTTTGCTGGTGCGAGCAGGACCTCCCAGTTTTACGTTAACAACAACAGTCTTGCTGGTGTCTCAGATAGCGGGGACCCTGACAAGGAGGTTACAAGTGTGAGCATAGAAGAAGAGTATTTACTTACTGCTAATGCTTTGACACAACTTTCAGACAGCGATGAGGAGGCGGTGAGATGTGGAGGTGTGTACAAGGCGAAGGAGGACCATTTTAATGGGAGTTATTCACTGAGCCTCTCAGGAGAAAGTGATTATGAAAATCGATGTAGTGATGTGATCATTGAGAAGAAACAAACCATTGAAAGGAATGATTTGAATCAACTTTCAGAAAGTATGGAACACAAGATGAGATGCACAGGTATAATCCAAGAACAAGAGGGTGAGGAACTCATGACTAGGAATGCTTTGGTGGGTCTTTCAAAGACAGTTGAATGTCGGCATAAAAGTATGAGCAATGTGGAGCAGGAATTACATTTCACAAAGAATGACCTGTTGAGCGTTTTAGAGACTGAGAAGGAACCTGTAAATAGGAAAGTGTTAACCCTCCCATCCAGGAGTGTATCTCCTCCTGACCAGCTTCTAAAAATTGACGATGACTTCGCAGCCCCAGGACCTATGAACTTAAGGTTACAAAAGAAAAGATCAAGCACTTGCAGTGAGTTAGACCACATACACGCATATGTAGGCAAATCTCTACAGCAACTTGCAAAAACATacaaggagctgacttgtgaagtTCTCTTGTGGTTCCAGTCCAATTGTTCAACCCAGTGTATTCTTCATTATTGTAAAGATCCAGCTGGCTTGGAAAGGGCTTTGTTGGGCATTGTAGATCATGCTTACGGGGATCATGAGGGCTGTGGGCACTGGTGTGAGTTTAACAGACATTTGGAAGCTTACAGGCCTGCAACTTTCCAACCAATGCTATCTAACCCTAGCTTAAAGCCGAAGCTGAACGCCCTCTTCAATAAACTTGCAGACAACAGGGAAAAAGTAGCACGATTCAGCTCAAAGAAAGTTATGAAATCTCCTACAGCTGTCAGGTGTGAATCACATAAGACAAGTGACTTAGAAAGTCCTCTGCCTCTGAGAAGCCGACTAAAGAATGCAGGATATACAGACCTTTTTCCTGAAAGTATGAATACTTGTGTTTCTGTAACAAAGAATACAAGATTTCACAGCATCTCCAAACATGAGGCTAGCAAACTAGAAAACTATGAACTGAAAAGGGTTAGGAATCCAAAAAAAGAATGTgtgaaggagaaatcaaaattgtcCCCATGTTTGTCAAATAAAGATGATGAAGGCAGTTCTGCCGATTTGGAGACTCCACCTCTGCTATCCAAACCACCAATGGAGTTTTTTTCAGTCAAACAGCCCATGGTCTTGGTTTTCTTCGATCTAGagaccacatctttaacaaaagaTTGTGAAATAGTTCAACTGGCTGCAATATGTGGCGAGAAAACCTTTGACAGATATATTTTGCCAGTAAGAGGAATGTCAGCCGGGGCCTCCAGGGTCACAGGTCTCACTGTGTCCGGGGGGGTATTGCGCCTTCTTCACAGGCCACTGCATGTTGTTCCCTTAAGGGAGGCATTAGTACAGTTTTTGGAGTGGTTGAAGGGGTTTGGACAGTGTTTGCTGGTGGGCCATAACTCCAAGACTTTTGATGCCCCACGACTGTTGCTACAGCTGGACAAGAAAGGCTTGGCTGAGACTTTCTGCCACACTGTGCTGGGATTTCTGGACACATTGCCATATTTCCGGGAAACTAGACCACATTTGCCTAATCACCGACAGCAAACCCTTGCAAGTGAGCTACTGAAGGTTAAATATAATGCACACAGGGCCCTGGATGATGTGAAGATTCTGCAGAGTCTCGTACAGAGGTTTGCAGACCATGCTGCTCTGGCTAAACATGGCTTTTCTGCCACATGGGTCTACCAAACTATGAAAtatgaactccagaagcagaaGAATCTGACAACATTTGCTATTCTGGAAAAGAAGAAAGTAATTTCCAAGGGGATGTGTGAGAAAATGGCTGGTTCTGGCCTCCAGGAGTATGATTTGAGGGTAGCTCATGCTCAAGCTGCATCCCGGGGAGAACAAGGGAGGGATGGTATAATGAAGCTATTGACTGAAAAGGATGATGGAGGCAAAATTCGTGTCACTAACCAGGCGAAGGTACTGGACCGCCTAGCCCAATTTTATGATATAGAGTTGAATTTGGGTCGGTGA